A genomic window from Quercus lobata isolate SW786 chromosome 10, ValleyOak3.0 Primary Assembly, whole genome shotgun sequence includes:
- the LOC115962587 gene encoding protein BASIC PENTACYSTEINE2-like, protein MDGDNSLNMRNWGYYEPPTPSLKGHLGLQLMSSMPQEQQLIRGRNAMLIATGNNGTLHHRDIGVSHSTFPMDYMRDAWISQREKFINVLPTPNPGYSVLPETSSSHHMQMVQQPPDMSKDERMISVEETGVANENGPIKKRQAAKAPKTPKEKKAKRALRAPKAESSPSAPRARSTTRKTTEIVISGFDISGIPIPVCSCTGTPQHCYRWGSGGWQSACCTTGMSMYPLPMSTKRRGARIAGRKMSIGAFKKVLEKLAAEGYNFSNPIDLRTHWAKHGTNKFVTIR, encoded by the coding sequence ATGGATGGAGATAATAGTTTGAATATGCGTAATTGGGGTTACTATGAACCACCAACACCATCTCTTAAAGGCCATCTTGGTCTTCAGCTCATGTCCTCAATGCCCCAAGAACAACAACTCATCAGGGGACGCAATGCTATGCTCATTGCCACGGGAAATAATGGAACATTGCACCATAGGGATATTGGGGTTTCACATTCTACATTCCCCATGGACTACATGAGGGATGCTTGGATTAGTCAAAGAGAGAAATTTATTAACGTGTTACCTACACCAAACCCTGGATATTCAGTTTTGCCCGAGACATCCTCCTCTCATCATATGCAGATGGTTCAACAACCACCTGATATGTCCAAGGATGAAAGGATGATTAGTGTAGAAGAGACGGGTGTTGCGAACGAAAATGGACCTATTAAGAAAAGGCAGGCAGCGAAAGccccaaaaaccccaaaagagAAGAAGGCTAAGAGAGCCCTGCGTGCACCTAAGGCTGAGAGTAGTCCCTCTGCTCCACGAGCAAGGTCTACCACTAGGAAAACCACTGAGATTGTTATAAGTGGGTTTGATATATCCGGGATTCCAATTCCAGTTTGTTCATGTACGGGGACACCTCAGCATTGTTATCGATGGGGCTCTGGTGGGTGGCAATCTGCATGTTGTACCACTGGTATGTCAATGTATCCCTTGCCAATGAGTACCAAACGGCGTGGAGCAAGGATTGCTGGTAGAAAAATGAGTATAGGAGCTTTCAAGAAGGTATTAGAGAAACTTGCGGCAGAAGGTTACAACTTCTCTAATCCGATCGATTTGAGGACCCACTGGGCTAAACATGGTACGAACAAGTTTGTGACCATCAGGTAG